A genomic region of Gammaproteobacteria bacterium contains the following coding sequences:
- a CDS encoding C39 family peptidase, whose amino-acid sequence MIYMRYIILAFILLSKAGPIYALTENQAKHFFHLSNQHTTTFLNIKGYQQTTDYTCGPAIVMSLLRYYGKLSESQMNQKMEMCIAKEMGTTKSEGTNEDQLVCWLNNHGFRAKACYNGSLQMLRTKLTEGTPVLVDWIDWGGHWVAVAGYDSSPNTNNLDHATIFFADSAAHFDGMKTRDGITFINADRFANMWLNSKLQRNIYIIATPLDCNSSLTWKQIEGINQCP is encoded by the coding sequence ATGATTTATATGCGCTATATTATTTTAGCTTTTATATTACTCAGTAAAGCTGGCCCGATTTATGCCTTAACTGAAAATCAGGCAAAACACTTTTTTCATCTTAGTAACCAGCATACTACTACTTTTTTGAATATAAAGGGCTATCAACAAACGACTGATTATACCTGTGGTCCGGCGATTGTAATGTCTCTGTTACGCTATTATGGAAAGTTGAGCGAATCTCAGATGAACCAAAAAATGGAAATGTGTATTGCTAAAGAAATGGGCACTACAAAATCGGAAGGTACCAACGAAGATCAATTAGTATGCTGGTTAAATAATCATGGCTTTAGAGCAAAAGCGTGCTATAACGGATCGCTTCAGATGTTGCGCACGAAATTGACTGAGGGCACTCCTGTTTTAGTTGATTGGATTGATTGGGGAGGGCATTGGGTGGCTGTTGCGGGTTATGATTCCTCGCCAAATACGAATAACTTGGATCACGCGACTATTTTCTTTGCAGATTCAGCGGCACATTTTGATGGCATGAAAACTCGCGATGGGATTACTTTTATTAATGCAGATCGCTTCGCGAATATGTGGCTAAATTCAAAATTGCAGCGCAATATATACATTATTGCTACACCACTTGATTGTAATTCATCGCTTACATGGAAACAAATTGAAGGAATAAATCAATGCCCTTAA
- a CDS encoding hemerythrin domain-containing protein, with protein sequence MDAVAFLINEHNKVRKSFTDILEGSHRDETTAKMFNLLCDDLIRHETMEQEIWYPHLKRNEKLSEIITHLIAEEKSAKKTIKEFRKIKDAKEWNKKFMKFKREVEHHAREEETKLFPKVKKILTENELLSLGKMMREYKRDYLQLMAA encoded by the coding sequence ATGGATGCTGTAGCATTTCTTATTAATGAGCATAATAAGGTTAGAAAATCCTTTACCGATATTCTTGAAGGGTCACATAGAGACGAGACAACAGCTAAGATGTTTAATCTCCTTTGTGATGATTTAATCCGCCATGAAACTATGGAGCAAGAAATTTGGTATCCGCACCTAAAAAGAAATGAAAAACTATCAGAGATCATCACGCATTTGATTGCAGAAGAAAAAAGTGCCAAGAAAACTATTAAAGAATTTCGCAAAATTAAAGATGCTAAAGAGTGGAATAAGAAGTTCATGAAATTCAAACGCGAAGTTGAACACCATGCAAGGGAAGAGGAAACCAAACTATTTCCTAAAGTGAAAAAAATTCTCACCGAAAATGAATTGTTATCTCTGGGTAAAATGATGCGCGAGTATAAGAGAGACTACTTACAGTTAATGGCAGCGTAG
- the thiD gene encoding bifunctional hydroxymethylpyrimidine kinase/phosphomethylpyrimidine kinase, which yields MNSYLCVATIGGTDPTGGAGIQADIKTISATRCYAASIICALVSQNTQGVKSIFQLPPEIIKDQIECVFEDLNIQALKIGMLYNRQNISLVNDLIEYYKPKRIVIDPVMRAKDNSELSSIDVMNSLSNELFSKATLITPNAHEAEQLLNTKITTLTQQKAAAKILGDKFETNVLIKGGHIKGSQCIDVLYLCSEKSYYLYSAPRIMTRHTHGTGCCLAAAITCYLAKGYSVENAVGIAKKYVTEAIQSGSNKALGKGHGPVEHFYFMNDLATNE from the coding sequence ATGAACAGCTACCTATGCGTCGCAACTATTGGGGGTACTGACCCCACCGGTGGTGCTGGAATTCAAGCTGATATTAAAACGATTTCAGCCACTCGTTGCTACGCAGCATCGATCATATGCGCTTTAGTGAGCCAAAACACCCAAGGTGTCAAAAGCATCTTCCAGCTTCCTCCCGAGATTATCAAAGACCAAATTGAATGTGTTTTCGAGGATTTAAACATTCAAGCTTTAAAGATTGGCATGTTATATAATCGTCAGAACATAAGCTTGGTCAATGATTTAATTGAATATTATAAACCTAAGCGCATTGTTATAGATCCTGTAATGCGAGCGAAAGATAATTCAGAACTTTCCTCTATTGATGTAATGAACTCACTGTCTAATGAATTATTTTCAAAAGCTACTTTAATTACTCCAAATGCCCATGAAGCTGAGCAGTTATTAAATACTAAAATCACTACCTTAACCCAGCAAAAAGCAGCAGCTAAAATATTGGGTGATAAATTTGAAACTAATGTTCTAATAAAGGGAGGTCATATTAAGGGCAGTCAATGTATTGACGTTCTATATCTGTGTAGCGAAAAGTCATATTATTTATATTCAGCGCCCAGAATTATGACACGTCATACTCATGGTACAGGCTGCTGTTTAGCTGCCGCCATTACGTGCTACTTGGCAAAGGGCTATAGTGTCGAAAATGCGGTAGGAATCGCTAAAAAATACGTAACTGAAGCTATCCAATCAGGGAGTAACAAAGCGCTAGGGAAAGGTCATGGTCCCGTAGAACATTTTTATTTTATGAATGATCTTGCGACAAATGAATAA
- a CDS encoding GNAT family N-acetyltransferase gives MTHLNYDQLPITLVALSEQTPVGMASLRINDGIRPDLEPWLGSLVVHPKYRGSRVGERLIKAIEQEALARGYEKLYLLAFDATIPNWYSRLGWKKMGTDELFTHTVTVMQLELEK, from the coding sequence ATGACTCACCTGAATTATGATCAGCTCCCTATTACGTTAGTGGCACTTAGTGAGCAAACTCCTGTTGGAATGGCATCACTACGTATCAATGATGGTATCAGGCCTGATTTAGAGCCTTGGCTTGGCAGCTTAGTTGTTCATCCTAAATATCGTGGGTCGAGAGTGGGCGAAAGACTCATCAAAGCGATTGAGCAAGAAGCATTGGCTCGAGGCTATGAAAAATTATATCTGTTAGCCTTTGATGCTACTATTCCAAATTGGTATTCAAGGTTAGGATGGAAAAAGATGGGTACCGACGAGCTTTTTACGCATACTGTTACCGTGATGCAATTAGAATTGGAAAAATAG
- the thiM gene encoding hydroxyethylthiazole kinase: MQHKIKLACHKIQSATPLILNLTNYVSADFVANGLIALGASPIMSYAPEESELVTIAKALVINFGTLHNNFIRQCEKFCEVANNNNIPIILDPVGAGASELRTATVLNFLQTFSIAIIRGNASEIDALSSGTKNSKGVDTTLETKNIISNAIALSTLRNCTIVVSGKTDIIIDKEKIAHSDYGSNLMTKVTGTGCLLSAFIGAFHAIDSDRFNAARLATTFYGWCAHQAEMMAPPGPASFKINFLDKIYQGIQ; encoded by the coding sequence GTGCAACACAAAATAAAGTTAGCCTGTCATAAGATACAATCTGCCACCCCTCTTATACTTAATCTGACAAATTATGTAAGCGCTGATTTTGTCGCTAATGGTTTAATTGCTCTCGGCGCTTCTCCCATTATGAGTTATGCTCCAGAAGAAAGCGAACTAGTCACTATCGCAAAAGCGTTAGTAATTAATTTTGGCACACTCCATAACAATTTTATTCGACAATGCGAAAAATTTTGTGAGGTAGCTAACAACAATAATATTCCCATTATTTTGGATCCCGTAGGCGCAGGTGCAAGTGAGCTGCGCACCGCTACTGTTTTAAATTTTTTGCAGACATTCTCTATTGCCATTATTCGAGGTAATGCCAGCGAAATTGACGCCCTATCATCGGGAACTAAAAATTCAAAAGGAGTAGATACCACTTTAGAAACAAAAAATATAATTTCAAATGCGATAGCTCTTTCTACGCTACGTAATTGCACGATCGTTGTCAGCGGCAAGACCGATATTATTATTGATAAAGAAAAAATCGCGCACTCTGACTATGGCTCTAATTTGATGACCAAGGTAACGGGTACCGGATGTTTACTATCTGCCTTTATTGGTGCTTTTCATGCGATCGATTCAGATCGTTTTAATGCAGCACGCTTAGCAACTACTTTTTACGGCTGGTGCGCTCACCAAGCTGAAATGATGGCACCACCAGGGCCCGCATCTTTTAAGATTAATTTTCTAGACAAAATTTATCAAGGAATTCAATGA
- a CDS encoding DUF2177 family protein yields the protein MPLIVTFFISSVFMFILDMTWFAVFSRSLYARQIGPLLHKTNDLFAVNWPAMFVGYFMLLLGIFCFVLPKSNGNIYHALFWGGLFGACLFTYHNFVNLATLARWPLMISIVDVLWGIFLCSAISVFATVIQKFWFVN from the coding sequence ATGCCCTTAATAGTAACCTTTTTTATCAGCTCAGTGTTTATGTTCATTCTAGATATGACATGGTTTGCTGTTTTTTCCCGAAGTTTATATGCAAGGCAAATAGGCCCACTACTACACAAAACAAATGATCTTTTCGCAGTAAATTGGCCCGCGATGTTTGTCGGCTACTTCATGCTCTTACTCGGAATTTTTTGCTTTGTTCTACCGAAATCAAACGGAAATATCTATCATGCGCTTTTCTGGGGAGGATTATTCGGTGCTTGCCTCTTTACCTATCATAATTTTGTTAACTTGGCCACCTTAGCTAGATGGCCGCTTATGATTAGTATTGTGGATGTTTTATGGGGAATTTTTTTATGTAGCGCTATCAGCGTTTTTGCAACGGTGATTCAAAAATTTTGGTTCGTTAATTAA
- a CDS encoding mechanosensitive ion channel yields the protein MTVESKIGSVNTPSPQSWLTCTLHAISIPCLVAFCAGLIYGAIRYYYGEDISQETSQWLTAAAIGLQAILIVIFYWFFIRLINIASKYLKSLSTLRDSKTSIIIIPFLASASKAIALLAMVNLVLPYIGLPAQFEFILEKITSIFVIGCITWIFFRLVHAAEQLIVNYYAFKSATNVTARKMYTQMRILKRVIYGVILILALGASLMLFDNVRSLGASVLTTAGIAGVVLTLAAQRSLPSLLASIEIAVSQPIKIGDAVIIENEFGVVEKINFRYVVIKLWDWRRLVVPTNYFLEKPFQNWSREQATNLIGTTYLYVDYTLPVDVLRGELLNVLKATRLWDGKVNNIQVSDAKQNSMELRILTSARSPAEAWDLRCEVREKLIDFIAKNYPQCLPHQRTTQFKGSYMPQEVENVS from the coding sequence ATGACTGTAGAGAGCAAGATAGGGTCCGTGAACACTCCTTCCCCACAGAGCTGGTTAACATGTACACTCCATGCAATTAGTATTCCCTGTTTGGTAGCCTTTTGCGCCGGACTCATTTATGGCGCCATACGATATTACTATGGTGAAGATATTAGTCAGGAAACTTCTCAATGGTTGACTGCAGCTGCGATAGGATTACAAGCGATACTCATAGTCATATTTTACTGGTTCTTTATTCGTCTTATTAATATTGCTAGTAAATATCTTAAGTCACTTTCTACTCTGCGTGACAGCAAAACAAGTATCATCATAATTCCTTTTTTAGCGAGCGCTTCGAAAGCTATTGCCTTATTGGCAATGGTGAACCTTGTGCTTCCATACATTGGGTTACCTGCTCAGTTTGAGTTTATATTAGAGAAGATAACCAGTATTTTTGTGATTGGGTGCATTACATGGATTTTTTTTCGCTTGGTACATGCCGCAGAACAGTTAATTGTAAATTATTACGCATTTAAATCAGCCACTAATGTAACTGCGAGAAAGATGTATACGCAAATGCGGATATTAAAGCGTGTTATATATGGAGTTATTCTTATCTTAGCGCTGGGTGCTTCTCTTATGCTATTTGATAACGTACGTAGCCTCGGGGCCAGCGTGTTGACAACAGCAGGGATAGCGGGTGTTGTTCTCACGTTAGCAGCTCAACGTTCCCTTCCAAGTCTTTTAGCGAGTATAGAAATCGCCGTTAGCCAACCTATCAAGATTGGAGATGCAGTTATTATTGAAAATGAATTCGGTGTTGTCGAAAAAATAAATTTTCGTTATGTAGTCATTAAATTATGGGATTGGCGACGTTTAGTGGTTCCCACTAATTATTTTCTAGAAAAACCTTTTCAGAACTGGAGCAGGGAACAAGCAACCAACTTAATTGGCACTACGTATTTATACGTAGATTACACCCTACCTGTCGATGTTTTGCGGGGTGAACTCTTAAATGTGCTTAAGGCTACACGTTTATGGGATGGTAAAGTGAACAATATTCAAGTCAGTGATGCCAAGCAGAATTCAATGGAGCTTCGAATTCTCACAAGTGCGCGTAGCCCTGCTGAGGCTTGGGATTTACGTTGTGAAGTACGTGAAAAGCTAATCGATTTTATTGCTAAGAATTATCCCCAGTGTCTTCCTCATCAACGAACCACGCAGTTTAAAGGTAGCTATATGCCACAAGAAGTGGAAAACGTTAGCTGA